A portion of the Ricinus communis isolate WT05 ecotype wild-type chromosome 10, ASM1957865v1, whole genome shotgun sequence genome contains these proteins:
- the LOC8258894 gene encoding BTB/POZ domain-containing protein FBL11 isoform X1: MFVLYCCIMADLCNSCSESNLNCVSIQWNMEVFVNVLKFVYGCQVDVTSKSFLSLFEAALYFGAELLLLKCKTWFSEVTSSKRSGLLKVQLEDLIHIWNFGLEHANDFVPELCASYLARNFMWAMYSKFFGDVPYNLLFHCIKHPHLTVYSERHLSDALLVWLNANREQLEALKKAEDDNTGILKQIRISVLPLWFAAELAEESIEAIFRLMKNPPADSIGIFRDGNLDSIRIRLNEYSKKVDLSGCPQVTSVIVLLSLLPSSYCLDLTLRKSIRQSLINLDHLSRDQSGSRFWHKLPPTLSFEAVEKVDISKCPRLHLESTIEFFSKSFPSLRKLRAAYLLNFKTITLHKLMQNCPLISEVDLTVDITPLIPTQLSVISSSPATVPRVSNKSLNVGNSIPSRISYHSGPSLSKISRLVLEGRSDISDLDLQYITELCVSLQYLNLKGCISVTDTGISNLISRCAKLHSILVCDTSFGINSIQALCSTIPNFGSSVVRLEKRCSDTLASKLQKLHMGGCIGVDTRSLLELISEMRTLTSLCLRDTCLIDDVLYSFSGSSLEILDVSNTMISGDALAHIIKGNPFLKCLNTRGCKNLIQQGSNASRAELSSSNPCRELYAELGEKCILEEISLGWGFCSLSVEALRPAITTLRAISVGLGGSLGEDACSLLPTKCPMLESITLYFQVISDAIVINFMTSLKHLELLSLCYCLGDISISSFKNSIPNLRKLKLERVTPWMTNNDLVVLTQNFVNLVEFSLVGCRHLTSDSLHIISHGWPGLISIHLEDCGEVTTTGVSSLFNCRALEDILLRHNGRGIQSSFILDAASKMPLLRKISLDLCDACEGDFDIPDYDNKYFLSIVKIARCKFQRSSSNVYFQESNRSPVHKDTLVLVWNTQNLNSTVVKERL, translated from the exons ATGTTTGTGTTGTACTGTTGCATTATGGCTGACCTTTGCAACTCGTGCAGTGAATCAAATCTGAACTGTGTTTCAATCCAGTGGAACATGGAAGTTTTCGTTAACGTTTTGAAGTTTGTTTATGGCTGCCAAGTGGATGTCACTTCTAAAAGTTTCCTCTCTCTTTTTGAG GCTGCACTTTATTTTGGGGCTGAATTACTTCTATTGAAGTGTAAAACTTGGTTTTCTGAGGTGACTTCATCTAAAAGGTCTGGGTTGCTTAAAGTCCAATTGGAAGATTTGATTCACATTTGGAATTTCGGTCTAGAGCATG CAAATGATTTTGTTCCAGAATTGTGTGCGAGCTATCTAGCAAGGAATTTT ATGTGGGCCATGTATAGTAAATTTTTTGGAGATGTTCCTTATAATTTGTTATTTCATTGCATCAAGCATCCGCATTTGACAGTATATAG TGAGAGGCATCTTTCTGATGCACTTTTAGTTTGGCTCAATGCTAACAGAGAACAGCTGGAAGCCTTGAAGAAGGCTGAAGATGACAACACTGGCATTCTAAAACAG ATTCGGATTAGTGTTCTGCCGTTGTGGTTTGCTGCAG AGCTTGCTGAGGAAAGCATTGAGGCAATATTTAGACTGATGAAGAATCCACCTGCAGATTCAATTGGCATCTTTAGAGATGGTAACTTGGACAGTATCAGAATTCGATTGAATGAATATTCCAAG AAAGTGGACCTTTCAGGTTGTCCACAAGTAACATCGGTGATTGTTCTCCTCTCTTTGCTTCCTTCTTCATATTGTCTGGACCTCACCCTGAGGAAAAGCATTAGACAGTCTTTGATCAACCTTGACCATCTGAGCAGAGATCAAAGTGGAAGTAGATTCTGGCATAAGTTGCCACCAACTCTTTCTTTTGAAGCAGTTGAGAAGGTGGATATTTCAAAGTGTCCAAGGCTACATCTTGAATCCACCATTGAGTTCTTCTCCAAGTCATTTCCATCTTTAAGAAAACTGAGAGCAGCGTATCTTTTGAACTTTAAGACAATCACTTTGCATAAATTGATGCAAAATTGCCCGCTCATAAGTGAGGTTGACTTAACTGTTGACATTACTCCACTTATCCCAACTCAGTTATCAGTAATATCTTCTAGTCCTGCTACAGTGCCACGGGTATCAAACAAGTCCTTGAATGTCGGCAATAGTATCCCAAGCAGAATATCTTATCATTCAGGGCCATCCCTTTCAAAAATCTCTAGACTTGTATTGGAGGGTCGAAGTGATATTTCTG ATTTGGATCTCCAGTATATCACTGAGCTGTGCGTTTCCTTACAGTACCTAAATCTTAAAGGTTGTATTTCAGTAACAGATACTGGAATATCAAATCTCATAAGCCGATGTGCTAAACTACATTCCATTTTAGTTTGTGATACTTCTTTTGGGATAAATTCCATTCAAGCTCTTTGCTCCACAATTCCTAATTTTGGTTCTTCTGTTGTCCGCCTTGAGAAAAGATGTTCAGATACACTGGCGTCTAAACTTCAAAAACTTCATATGGGTGGATGCATAG GTGTTGATACAAGATCTCTACTTGAGCTTATCTCAGAAATGCGAACACTAACAAGTCTTTGCTTGAGGGATACCTGCCTTATCGATGATGTTCTTTATAGTTTCTCAGGTTCTTCATTGGAGATACTTGATGTGTCTAATACTATG ATTTCTGGAGATGCTTTAGCTCACATTATCAAAGGAAATCcttttttgaagtgtttgaataCAAGGGGCTgtaaaaatttgattcagcAAGGAAGTAATGCCAGCAGGGCAGAACTTTCTTCGTCAAATCCATGTAGAGAATTATATGCTGAACTAGGCGAGAAATGCATTTTGGAAGAGATCTCACTTGGTTGGGGATTTTGTTCGCTGTCTGTAGAAGCTCTGAGACCTGCAATTACAACATTAAGGGCAATAAGTGTTGGTTTGGGTGGATCATTGGGTGAAGATGCCTGTAGCCTACTTCCTACTAAATGTCCCATGCTGGAGTCAATAACTCTTTATTTTCAG GTCATCTCTGATGCTATCGTGATAAACTTTATGACCTCCTTGAAGCACTTGGAATTGCTGTCTCTGTGCTACTGTCTTGGTGATATATCTATATCAAGCTTCAAAAACTCTATACCAAAcctaagaaaattaaagcttGAGAGGGTAACTCCTTGGATGACCAATAATGATTTGGTTGTTCTTACTCAGAACTTTGTAAATTTGGTGGAATTTTCATTAGTTGGATGCAGGCATCTCACTTCAG ATTCTTTGCACATCATTTCACATGGATGGCCAGGCTTGATTTCTATTCATCTCGAG GACTGTGGAGAAGTAACAACAACTGGGGTTTCTTCTCTATTCAACTGCAGAGCTCTTGAAGATATCTTGCTACGTCATAAT GGCCGGGGGATACAGAGCAGCTTCATTCTTGATGCTGCTTCAAAG ATGCCATTGCTTCGGAAAATATCATTAGATCTATGCGATGCATGTGAAGGCGACTTTGACATTCCAGAT TACGACAACAAATACTTCCTAAGTATTGTGAAGATAGCGAGATGCAAGTTCCAAAGATCCTCTTCAAATGTTTACTTCCAAGAGAGCAACAGAAGTCCAGTGCACAAGGACACATTAGTGCTGGTTTGGAACACTCAGAACCTCAATAGTACAGTGGTCAAGGAAAGACTTTAG
- the LOC8258894 gene encoding BTB/POZ domain-containing protein FBL11 isoform X5 yields MFVLYCCIMADLCNSCSESNLNCVSIQWNMEVFVNVLKFVYGCQVDVTSKSFLSLFEAALYFGAELLLLKCKTWFSEVTSSKRSGLLKVQLEDLIHIWNFGLEHANDFVPELCASYLARNFMWAMYSKFFGDVPYNLLFHCIKHPHLTVYSERHLSDALLVWLNANREQLEALKKAEDDNTGILKQIRISVLPLWFAAGQRRSCYFSELAEESIEAIFRLMKNPPADSIGIFRDGNLDSIRIRLNEYSKKVDLSGCPQVTSVIVLLSLLPSSYCLDLTLRKSIRQSLINLDHLSRDQSGSRFWHKLPPTLSFEAVEKVDISKCPRLHLESTIEFFSKSFPSLRKLRAAYLLNFKTITLHKLMQNCPLISEVDLTVDITPLIPTQLSVISSSPATVPRVSNKSLNVGNSIPSRISYHSGPSLSKISRLVLEGRSDISDLDLQYITELCVSLQYLNLKGVDTRSLLELISEMRTLTSLCLRDTCLIDDVLYSFSGSSLEILDVSNTMISGDALAHIIKGNPFLKCLNTRGCKNLIQQGSNASRAELSSSNPCRELYAELGEKCILEEISLGWGFCSLSVEALRPAITTLRAISVGLGGSLGEDACSLLPTKCPMLESITLYFQVISDAIVINFMTSLKHLELLSLCYCLGDISISSFKNSIPNLRKLKLERVTPWMTNNDLVVLTQNFVNLVEFSLVGCRHLTSDSLHIISHGWPGLISIHLEDCGEVTTTGVSSLFNCRALEDILLRHNGRGIQSSFILDAASKMPLLRKISLDLCDACEGDFDIPDYDNKYFLSIVKIARCKFQRSSSNVYFQESNRSPVHKDTLVLVWNTQNLNSTVVKERL; encoded by the exons ATGTTTGTGTTGTACTGTTGCATTATGGCTGACCTTTGCAACTCGTGCAGTGAATCAAATCTGAACTGTGTTTCAATCCAGTGGAACATGGAAGTTTTCGTTAACGTTTTGAAGTTTGTTTATGGCTGCCAAGTGGATGTCACTTCTAAAAGTTTCCTCTCTCTTTTTGAG GCTGCACTTTATTTTGGGGCTGAATTACTTCTATTGAAGTGTAAAACTTGGTTTTCTGAGGTGACTTCATCTAAAAGGTCTGGGTTGCTTAAAGTCCAATTGGAAGATTTGATTCACATTTGGAATTTCGGTCTAGAGCATG CAAATGATTTTGTTCCAGAATTGTGTGCGAGCTATCTAGCAAGGAATTTT ATGTGGGCCATGTATAGTAAATTTTTTGGAGATGTTCCTTATAATTTGTTATTTCATTGCATCAAGCATCCGCATTTGACAGTATATAG TGAGAGGCATCTTTCTGATGCACTTTTAGTTTGGCTCAATGCTAACAGAGAACAGCTGGAAGCCTTGAAGAAGGCTGAAGATGACAACACTGGCATTCTAAAACAG ATTCGGATTAGTGTTCTGCCGTTGTGGTTTGCTGCAG GACAACGAAGGTCTTGCTACTTTTCAGAGCTTGCTGAGGAAAGCATTGAGGCAATATTTAGACTGATGAAGAATCCACCTGCAGATTCAATTGGCATCTTTAGAGATGGTAACTTGGACAGTATCAGAATTCGATTGAATGAATATTCCAAG AAAGTGGACCTTTCAGGTTGTCCACAAGTAACATCGGTGATTGTTCTCCTCTCTTTGCTTCCTTCTTCATATTGTCTGGACCTCACCCTGAGGAAAAGCATTAGACAGTCTTTGATCAACCTTGACCATCTGAGCAGAGATCAAAGTGGAAGTAGATTCTGGCATAAGTTGCCACCAACTCTTTCTTTTGAAGCAGTTGAGAAGGTGGATATTTCAAAGTGTCCAAGGCTACATCTTGAATCCACCATTGAGTTCTTCTCCAAGTCATTTCCATCTTTAAGAAAACTGAGAGCAGCGTATCTTTTGAACTTTAAGACAATCACTTTGCATAAATTGATGCAAAATTGCCCGCTCATAAGTGAGGTTGACTTAACTGTTGACATTACTCCACTTATCCCAACTCAGTTATCAGTAATATCTTCTAGTCCTGCTACAGTGCCACGGGTATCAAACAAGTCCTTGAATGTCGGCAATAGTATCCCAAGCAGAATATCTTATCATTCAGGGCCATCCCTTTCAAAAATCTCTAGACTTGTATTGGAGGGTCGAAGTGATATTTCTG ATTTGGATCTCCAGTATATCACTGAGCTGTGCGTTTCCTTACAGTACCTAAATCTTAAAG GTGTTGATACAAGATCTCTACTTGAGCTTATCTCAGAAATGCGAACACTAACAAGTCTTTGCTTGAGGGATACCTGCCTTATCGATGATGTTCTTTATAGTTTCTCAGGTTCTTCATTGGAGATACTTGATGTGTCTAATACTATG ATTTCTGGAGATGCTTTAGCTCACATTATCAAAGGAAATCcttttttgaagtgtttgaataCAAGGGGCTgtaaaaatttgattcagcAAGGAAGTAATGCCAGCAGGGCAGAACTTTCTTCGTCAAATCCATGTAGAGAATTATATGCTGAACTAGGCGAGAAATGCATTTTGGAAGAGATCTCACTTGGTTGGGGATTTTGTTCGCTGTCTGTAGAAGCTCTGAGACCTGCAATTACAACATTAAGGGCAATAAGTGTTGGTTTGGGTGGATCATTGGGTGAAGATGCCTGTAGCCTACTTCCTACTAAATGTCCCATGCTGGAGTCAATAACTCTTTATTTTCAG GTCATCTCTGATGCTATCGTGATAAACTTTATGACCTCCTTGAAGCACTTGGAATTGCTGTCTCTGTGCTACTGTCTTGGTGATATATCTATATCAAGCTTCAAAAACTCTATACCAAAcctaagaaaattaaagcttGAGAGGGTAACTCCTTGGATGACCAATAATGATTTGGTTGTTCTTACTCAGAACTTTGTAAATTTGGTGGAATTTTCATTAGTTGGATGCAGGCATCTCACTTCAG ATTCTTTGCACATCATTTCACATGGATGGCCAGGCTTGATTTCTATTCATCTCGAG GACTGTGGAGAAGTAACAACAACTGGGGTTTCTTCTCTATTCAACTGCAGAGCTCTTGAAGATATCTTGCTACGTCATAAT GGCCGGGGGATACAGAGCAGCTTCATTCTTGATGCTGCTTCAAAG ATGCCATTGCTTCGGAAAATATCATTAGATCTATGCGATGCATGTGAAGGCGACTTTGACATTCCAGAT TACGACAACAAATACTTCCTAAGTATTGTGAAGATAGCGAGATGCAAGTTCCAAAGATCCTCTTCAAATGTTTACTTCCAAGAGAGCAACAGAAGTCCAGTGCACAAGGACACATTAGTGCTGGTTTGGAACACTCAGAACCTCAATAGTACAGTGGTCAAGGAAAGACTTTAG
- the LOC8258894 gene encoding BTB/POZ domain-containing protein FBL11 isoform X6: MFVLYCCIMADLCNSCSESNLNCVSIQWNMEVFVNVLKFVYGCQVDVTSKSFLSLFEAALYFGAELLLLKCKTWFSEVTSSKRSGLLKVQLEDLIHIWNFGLEHANDFVPELCASYLARNFMWAMYSKFFGDVPYNLLFHCIKHPHLTVYSERHLSDALLVWLNANREQLEALKKAEDDNTGILKQIRISVLPLWFAAGQRRSCYFSELAEESIEAIFRLMKNPPADSIGIFRDGNLDSIRIRLNEYSKKVDLSGCPQVTSVIVLLSLLPSSYCLDLTLRKSIRQSLINLDHLSRDQSGSRFWHKLPPTLSFEAVEKVDISKCPRLHLESTIEFFSKSFPSLRKLRAAYLLNFKTITLHKLMQNCPLISEVDLTVDITPLIPTQLSVISSSPATVPRVSNKSLNVGNSIPSRISYHSGPSLSKISRLVLEGRSDISDLDLQYITELCVSLQYLNLKGCISVTDTGISNLISRCAKLHSILVCDTSFGINSIQALCSTIPNFGSSVVRLEKRCSDTLASKLQKLHMGGCIGVDTRSLLELISEMRTLTSLCLRDTCLIDDVLYSFSGSSLEILDVSNTMISGDALAHIIKGNPFLKCLNTRGCKNLIQQGSNASRAELSSSNPCRELYAELGEKCILEEISLGWGFCSLSVEALRPAITTLRAISVGLGGSLGEDACSLLPTKCPMLESITLYFQVISDAIVINFMTSLKHLELLSLCYCLGDISISSFKNSIPNLRKLKLERVTPWMTNNDLVVLTQNFVNLVEFSLVGCRHLTSDSLHIISHGWPGLISIHLEDCGEVTTTGVSSLFNCRALEDILLRHNTVLSYGL, translated from the exons ATGTTTGTGTTGTACTGTTGCATTATGGCTGACCTTTGCAACTCGTGCAGTGAATCAAATCTGAACTGTGTTTCAATCCAGTGGAACATGGAAGTTTTCGTTAACGTTTTGAAGTTTGTTTATGGCTGCCAAGTGGATGTCACTTCTAAAAGTTTCCTCTCTCTTTTTGAG GCTGCACTTTATTTTGGGGCTGAATTACTTCTATTGAAGTGTAAAACTTGGTTTTCTGAGGTGACTTCATCTAAAAGGTCTGGGTTGCTTAAAGTCCAATTGGAAGATTTGATTCACATTTGGAATTTCGGTCTAGAGCATG CAAATGATTTTGTTCCAGAATTGTGTGCGAGCTATCTAGCAAGGAATTTT ATGTGGGCCATGTATAGTAAATTTTTTGGAGATGTTCCTTATAATTTGTTATTTCATTGCATCAAGCATCCGCATTTGACAGTATATAG TGAGAGGCATCTTTCTGATGCACTTTTAGTTTGGCTCAATGCTAACAGAGAACAGCTGGAAGCCTTGAAGAAGGCTGAAGATGACAACACTGGCATTCTAAAACAG ATTCGGATTAGTGTTCTGCCGTTGTGGTTTGCTGCAG GACAACGAAGGTCTTGCTACTTTTCAGAGCTTGCTGAGGAAAGCATTGAGGCAATATTTAGACTGATGAAGAATCCACCTGCAGATTCAATTGGCATCTTTAGAGATGGTAACTTGGACAGTATCAGAATTCGATTGAATGAATATTCCAAG AAAGTGGACCTTTCAGGTTGTCCACAAGTAACATCGGTGATTGTTCTCCTCTCTTTGCTTCCTTCTTCATATTGTCTGGACCTCACCCTGAGGAAAAGCATTAGACAGTCTTTGATCAACCTTGACCATCTGAGCAGAGATCAAAGTGGAAGTAGATTCTGGCATAAGTTGCCACCAACTCTTTCTTTTGAAGCAGTTGAGAAGGTGGATATTTCAAAGTGTCCAAGGCTACATCTTGAATCCACCATTGAGTTCTTCTCCAAGTCATTTCCATCTTTAAGAAAACTGAGAGCAGCGTATCTTTTGAACTTTAAGACAATCACTTTGCATAAATTGATGCAAAATTGCCCGCTCATAAGTGAGGTTGACTTAACTGTTGACATTACTCCACTTATCCCAACTCAGTTATCAGTAATATCTTCTAGTCCTGCTACAGTGCCACGGGTATCAAACAAGTCCTTGAATGTCGGCAATAGTATCCCAAGCAGAATATCTTATCATTCAGGGCCATCCCTTTCAAAAATCTCTAGACTTGTATTGGAGGGTCGAAGTGATATTTCTG ATTTGGATCTCCAGTATATCACTGAGCTGTGCGTTTCCTTACAGTACCTAAATCTTAAAGGTTGTATTTCAGTAACAGATACTGGAATATCAAATCTCATAAGCCGATGTGCTAAACTACATTCCATTTTAGTTTGTGATACTTCTTTTGGGATAAATTCCATTCAAGCTCTTTGCTCCACAATTCCTAATTTTGGTTCTTCTGTTGTCCGCCTTGAGAAAAGATGTTCAGATACACTGGCGTCTAAACTTCAAAAACTTCATATGGGTGGATGCATAG GTGTTGATACAAGATCTCTACTTGAGCTTATCTCAGAAATGCGAACACTAACAAGTCTTTGCTTGAGGGATACCTGCCTTATCGATGATGTTCTTTATAGTTTCTCAGGTTCTTCATTGGAGATACTTGATGTGTCTAATACTATG ATTTCTGGAGATGCTTTAGCTCACATTATCAAAGGAAATCcttttttgaagtgtttgaataCAAGGGGCTgtaaaaatttgattcagcAAGGAAGTAATGCCAGCAGGGCAGAACTTTCTTCGTCAAATCCATGTAGAGAATTATATGCTGAACTAGGCGAGAAATGCATTTTGGAAGAGATCTCACTTGGTTGGGGATTTTGTTCGCTGTCTGTAGAAGCTCTGAGACCTGCAATTACAACATTAAGGGCAATAAGTGTTGGTTTGGGTGGATCATTGGGTGAAGATGCCTGTAGCCTACTTCCTACTAAATGTCCCATGCTGGAGTCAATAACTCTTTATTTTCAG GTCATCTCTGATGCTATCGTGATAAACTTTATGACCTCCTTGAAGCACTTGGAATTGCTGTCTCTGTGCTACTGTCTTGGTGATATATCTATATCAAGCTTCAAAAACTCTATACCAAAcctaagaaaattaaagcttGAGAGGGTAACTCCTTGGATGACCAATAATGATTTGGTTGTTCTTACTCAGAACTTTGTAAATTTGGTGGAATTTTCATTAGTTGGATGCAGGCATCTCACTTCAG ATTCTTTGCACATCATTTCACATGGATGGCCAGGCTTGATTTCTATTCATCTCGAG GACTGTGGAGAAGTAACAACAACTGGGGTTTCTTCTCTATTCAACTGCAGAGCTCTTGAAGATATCTTGCTACGTCATAAT ACTGTATTATCATATGGCTTGTAG
- the LOC8258894 gene encoding BTB/POZ domain-containing protein FBL11 isoform X7, producing the protein MMWAMYSKFFGDVPYNLLFHCIKHPHLTVYSERHLSDALLVWLNANREQLEALKKAEDDNTGILKQIRISVLPLWFAAGQRRSCYFSELAEESIEAIFRLMKNPPADSIGIFRDGNLDSIRIRLNEYSKKVDLSGCPQVTSVIVLLSLLPSSYCLDLTLRKSIRQSLINLDHLSRDQSGSRFWHKLPPTLSFEAVEKVDISKCPRLHLESTIEFFSKSFPSLRKLRAAYLLNFKTITLHKLMQNCPLISEVDLTVDITPLIPTQLSVISSSPATVPRVSNKSLNVGNSIPSRISYHSGPSLSKISRLVLEGRSDISDLDLQYITELCVSLQYLNLKGCISVTDTGISNLISRCAKLHSILVCDTSFGINSIQALCSTIPNFGSSVVRLEKRCSDTLASKLQKLHMGGCIGVDTRSLLELISEMRTLTSLCLRDTCLIDDVLYSFSGSSLEILDVSNTMISGDALAHIIKGNPFLKCLNTRGCKNLIQQGSNASRAELSSSNPCRELYAELGEKCILEEISLGWGFCSLSVEALRPAITTLRAISVGLGGSLGEDACSLLPTKCPMLESITLYFQVISDAIVINFMTSLKHLELLSLCYCLGDISISSFKNSIPNLRKLKLERVTPWMTNNDLVVLTQNFVNLVEFSLVGCRHLTSDSLHIISHGWPGLISIHLEDCGEVTTTGVSSLFNCRALEDILLRHNGRGIQSSFILDAASKMPLLRKISLDLCDACEGDFDIPDYDNKYFLSIVKIARCKFQRSSSNVYFQESNRSPVHKDTLVLVWNTQNLNSTVVKERL; encoded by the exons ATG ATGTGGGCCATGTATAGTAAATTTTTTGGAGATGTTCCTTATAATTTGTTATTTCATTGCATCAAGCATCCGCATTTGACAGTATATAG TGAGAGGCATCTTTCTGATGCACTTTTAGTTTGGCTCAATGCTAACAGAGAACAGCTGGAAGCCTTGAAGAAGGCTGAAGATGACAACACTGGCATTCTAAAACAG ATTCGGATTAGTGTTCTGCCGTTGTGGTTTGCTGCAG GACAACGAAGGTCTTGCTACTTTTCAGAGCTTGCTGAGGAAAGCATTGAGGCAATATTTAGACTGATGAAGAATCCACCTGCAGATTCAATTGGCATCTTTAGAGATGGTAACTTGGACAGTATCAGAATTCGATTGAATGAATATTCCAAG AAAGTGGACCTTTCAGGTTGTCCACAAGTAACATCGGTGATTGTTCTCCTCTCTTTGCTTCCTTCTTCATATTGTCTGGACCTCACCCTGAGGAAAAGCATTAGACAGTCTTTGATCAACCTTGACCATCTGAGCAGAGATCAAAGTGGAAGTAGATTCTGGCATAAGTTGCCACCAACTCTTTCTTTTGAAGCAGTTGAGAAGGTGGATATTTCAAAGTGTCCAAGGCTACATCTTGAATCCACCATTGAGTTCTTCTCCAAGTCATTTCCATCTTTAAGAAAACTGAGAGCAGCGTATCTTTTGAACTTTAAGACAATCACTTTGCATAAATTGATGCAAAATTGCCCGCTCATAAGTGAGGTTGACTTAACTGTTGACATTACTCCACTTATCCCAACTCAGTTATCAGTAATATCTTCTAGTCCTGCTACAGTGCCACGGGTATCAAACAAGTCCTTGAATGTCGGCAATAGTATCCCAAGCAGAATATCTTATCATTCAGGGCCATCCCTTTCAAAAATCTCTAGACTTGTATTGGAGGGTCGAAGTGATATTTCTG ATTTGGATCTCCAGTATATCACTGAGCTGTGCGTTTCCTTACAGTACCTAAATCTTAAAGGTTGTATTTCAGTAACAGATACTGGAATATCAAATCTCATAAGCCGATGTGCTAAACTACATTCCATTTTAGTTTGTGATACTTCTTTTGGGATAAATTCCATTCAAGCTCTTTGCTCCACAATTCCTAATTTTGGTTCTTCTGTTGTCCGCCTTGAGAAAAGATGTTCAGATACACTGGCGTCTAAACTTCAAAAACTTCATATGGGTGGATGCATAG GTGTTGATACAAGATCTCTACTTGAGCTTATCTCAGAAATGCGAACACTAACAAGTCTTTGCTTGAGGGATACCTGCCTTATCGATGATGTTCTTTATAGTTTCTCAGGTTCTTCATTGGAGATACTTGATGTGTCTAATACTATG ATTTCTGGAGATGCTTTAGCTCACATTATCAAAGGAAATCcttttttgaagtgtttgaataCAAGGGGCTgtaaaaatttgattcagcAAGGAAGTAATGCCAGCAGGGCAGAACTTTCTTCGTCAAATCCATGTAGAGAATTATATGCTGAACTAGGCGAGAAATGCATTTTGGAAGAGATCTCACTTGGTTGGGGATTTTGTTCGCTGTCTGTAGAAGCTCTGAGACCTGCAATTACAACATTAAGGGCAATAAGTGTTGGTTTGGGTGGATCATTGGGTGAAGATGCCTGTAGCCTACTTCCTACTAAATGTCCCATGCTGGAGTCAATAACTCTTTATTTTCAG GTCATCTCTGATGCTATCGTGATAAACTTTATGACCTCCTTGAAGCACTTGGAATTGCTGTCTCTGTGCTACTGTCTTGGTGATATATCTATATCAAGCTTCAAAAACTCTATACCAAAcctaagaaaattaaagcttGAGAGGGTAACTCCTTGGATGACCAATAATGATTTGGTTGTTCTTACTCAGAACTTTGTAAATTTGGTGGAATTTTCATTAGTTGGATGCAGGCATCTCACTTCAG ATTCTTTGCACATCATTTCACATGGATGGCCAGGCTTGATTTCTATTCATCTCGAG GACTGTGGAGAAGTAACAACAACTGGGGTTTCTTCTCTATTCAACTGCAGAGCTCTTGAAGATATCTTGCTACGTCATAAT GGCCGGGGGATACAGAGCAGCTTCATTCTTGATGCTGCTTCAAAG ATGCCATTGCTTCGGAAAATATCATTAGATCTATGCGATGCATGTGAAGGCGACTTTGACATTCCAGAT TACGACAACAAATACTTCCTAAGTATTGTGAAGATAGCGAGATGCAAGTTCCAAAGATCCTCTTCAAATGTTTACTTCCAAGAGAGCAACAGAAGTCCAGTGCACAAGGACACATTAGTGCTGGTTTGGAACACTCAGAACCTCAATAGTACAGTGGTCAAGGAAAGACTTTAG